A window of Streptomyces sp. SAI-127 contains these coding sequences:
- a CDS encoding cation diffusion facilitator family transporter has translation MSNHEHGHGPGHGHPHGHEGERHGLRHRLAHVLTPHSHETADKLDSALESSARGMRALWVSLAVLGVTALMQAVVVAVSGSVALLGDTVHNAADALTAVPLGIAFVLGRRAATRRFTYGYGRAEDLAGIVIVLTIAASAAFAAWAAIDRLLDPRPVAHLPAVAAAALAGFAGNEWVARYRIRVGRDIGSAALVADGLHARTDGFTSLAVLIGAGGSALGWQLADPIVGLAITAAIALVLRDAAREVFRRVLDAVDPELVDRAEGALREVEGVCGVGELRLRWIGHRLRAEVAVVVDGEMTVRQSHAVAVEAEHALLYAVPRLTAALVHADPAPVPGEADPHHALAHHAPA, from the coding sequence ATCCGCATGGGCACGAGGGCGAACGCCACGGCCTCCGCCACCGCCTGGCGCACGTCCTCACCCCCCACTCCCACGAGACCGCCGACAAACTCGACTCCGCCCTGGAGTCCTCCGCCCGCGGCATGCGCGCCCTGTGGGTCTCGCTGGCGGTGCTGGGTGTCACGGCCCTGATGCAGGCGGTCGTCGTGGCCGTGTCCGGGTCCGTGGCGCTGCTCGGCGACACGGTGCACAACGCGGCGGACGCGCTGACCGCCGTACCGCTGGGCATCGCCTTCGTGCTGGGCCGGCGCGCGGCCACCCGCCGTTTCACGTACGGCTACGGCCGTGCCGAGGATCTCGCGGGCATCGTGATCGTGCTGACGATCGCCGCGAGCGCGGCCTTCGCGGCGTGGGCGGCGATCGACCGGCTGCTCGATCCGCGTCCCGTGGCGCACCTCCCGGCGGTCGCCGCGGCCGCGCTGGCGGGCTTCGCGGGCAACGAGTGGGTCGCCCGCTACCGCATCCGGGTGGGCCGGGACATCGGTTCGGCCGCACTGGTGGCGGACGGACTGCACGCCCGCACCGACGGGTTCACCTCACTGGCCGTGCTCATCGGGGCCGGCGGCTCGGCCCTGGGTTGGCAACTCGCCGACCCGATCGTGGGCTTGGCGATCACCGCCGCGATCGCGCTGGTGCTGCGGGACGCGGCACGTGAGGTGTTCCGGCGCGTGCTGGACGCCGTCGACCCGGAGCTGGTGGACCGGGCCGAGGGTGCGCTGCGGGAGGTCGAAGGTGTGTGCGGGGTGGGTGAGTTGAGGCTGCGCTGGATCGGGCACCGGCTGCGGGCGGAGGTGGCGGTCGTGGTGGACGGGGAGATGACGGTGCGTCAGTCGCACGCGGTCGCCGTCGAGGCCGAGCACGCCCTGCTGTACGCGGTGCCCCGCCTCACCGCAGCCCTGGTACACGCCGACCCGGCACCGGTCCCGGGCGAGGCGGACCCACATCACGCCCTGGCCCACCACGCGCCGGCCTGA